CTTTTAGCATAACCTGCAGTTTCCCAGAAGCAGGAGTCAGTAGTCTGGTGTCTAGTCCCGGCCCTGCCACTAAGTTATAGTGTGACCTTGGGGGTCTCTGAGACCTAAATTACTAACTATGGAATTAAATAGTTTCTATAGGCCCTTCTATCATTAATTCTGATTCTAGGCTTCTGTTTCTTCCCTTTTGCTTATAGCTTGACGCCAAACCCCTGTCAGTCCCCCATGGCCTCATGGAGCCGAGAGGCGGTGCTGAGTCTCTACCGGGCTCTGCTGCGCCAGGGCCGAGAGCTTCGCTACACTGATCGAGACTTCTACCTTGCCTCCATCCGCCGTGAGTTCCGGAAGAATCAGAAGCTAGAGGATCCTGAGGCCCGGGAGAGGCAGCTGGAAAAGGGCCTGGTCTTCCTCCGCAGCAAACTGGGAGGGATTATTTAGGatcctctcctttcccctgccatcctAATTCCAAGGGAGAGAGGACAAAGGTGCCTTCCACAGACACGCCTgcttctctcccacctccacctcaCAGATGCAGTAAGAAGCCTCAGGTATGTAGGCTCTTGTTCCTgtaggtttcatttttttctgatgcaGGGGGCCAGGAGAAGGAGAACCTTTCATTTTAGTGACC
The Vicugna pacos chromosome 12, VicPac4, whole genome shotgun sequence DNA segment above includes these coding regions:
- the MIURF gene encoding mitochondrial ribosome and complex I assembly factor AltMIEF1; amino-acid sequence: MASWSREAVLSLYRALLRQGRELRYTDRDFYLASIRREFRKNQKLEDPEARERQLEKGLVFLRSKLGGII